The Phycisphaerales bacterium AB-hyl4 genome contains the following window.
CCGGGCCCGGCTCGGCATTCCCCACCACCATCCCGCAGACCGGCACCTCGAACGAAGCGGCGGCACGCATCTTGTCGCCGACGGCTGATACGGGCTATCTGTCCAGCTCCACCGGTGTAGACAGTGCAGACTTGCGCAGCCTCAATGTTTTCACCTTCGAGGCCTTTGCCAATATCGAGAGCATTACCGTCAGTACGAATAACTACTACCTCGCCGGCCAATGGGGCGGTGGAAGCGACCGGCGGTGGGCGGTTGGTGCTGAAGCAGGTACGGGCAATGTCCTTATCGTCACCAGCAGCGCCGGCACCAACACATCCGTCACCAACACTGGTCTGACCATGACTGCCGGCCAGGATTATTACATCGGCGTGGCACTGGATGGCGAAAACGGCGAAGCCACCGTCTATCTCAAAAATCTCACCACCGATGGCGAGCTCCAGACTGTTACGATCGCCAGCGGCTTGGAAATTCTCAATACGATCGGCGGGGACCCTTTTGTCATCGGCCGACTGACAACCTCTTCCAACTCCCGCTGGCACGGCCTGGTCGATGAAGTTCGCGTCACGAGCGGCCTTCTCGATGAAAGCCAACTGATGATCGTGCCCGAGCCGGCAAGTATGGCGCTGCTTGGCCTCGGTGGCTCGCTGATGCTGCTTCGTCGGTGCGGACAAACGGCACGCGTATAAACGGCCAGGCAATGACCCTCCGTCAATCTCTTGCTATCTACCTGCTGCCATGGGGTTTTGTTGATCGGAAGCCGATATAGGATCACTTTGCATGACCAGCGTGAAGGTAGGGATTGCGTGTGGGCGCGGCAAACTAAATTGACAGACAGCGTAACAACCCTGGTGGGAGCCAGGGTTGTTGCATTCCCGGATTGTGCGTTCACGCACTCAGACAATCAAACCGGGGTGTTGATCGCAAGTCTCGATACTGAGACGCTCAACCATCTGGATCTGCATACGGCTCGTGACCAGGCATTTGTGTCGCGAAATGAGTGAGAGCTATGACATGAAGCGAATAGACAGTATTATTGGCGATCAAATCCTGCATCGCTTGCACGCTGGGAAACTGTTCATCCTTTTAGCTGTGATTATCATTTTGAGTACAACGACCTTAATGTACGCCGAATCGTCTGATGCGCAGGTAGCCACAGGAAGTGTGCTCGTCGCAGGCCAGGGAGATCCGATCGAAAACGTCATCGTTTCCGATGGCTACTCTTTTACTCAAACGGACCAAGACGGCCGATTCGAACTCAAGCTGCACGCCGCCGCACGATGGGTCACCCTTATCAATCCTTCTGGCTATAAGCCGATCTCCGCGATGCATCAGCTGCGTCCAGAAGATTCGTCGGCCGATCTCACGGCAGATTTCGAGCTTGCCCCCCTCGAACACTCCCCTGACGAATCTTTCACCTTCGTCTACCTGAGTGATGTGCACCTCGGCAGCGAATATCGATCAAGTCGCGTCCGAAACGAATTTATTGAAGCGATTAATCGGATTCCGGACCAGCCCAGATTTATCATGGAAACCGGCGACCTGTCGCTGGACACCGTTGATCGGATGGAGATCGCGAGGCAAAACAGCCTTCGTTATAAAATGCCCCACTTGCCAAGCATTGGCAACCATGACCGGCCCGACGCGGGGCCGCACCGGGCGTACACATACGAACGGCTCTTTTCGCCGGTCTATTACGCTTTCACTTACCACAATTATCTGTTCATCGCCCTTCCATGGGGAGATGATGTCGTTGAAGCTTACGAATGGTCAAAGACACTGCTTGAGAAGATAGGCAGCGACCATCATGTGGTTGCGTACATGCATCACTGGGATGGTGTGCGAGCGAAGCATAACGAGTTTGCTTCGCTATTCAAAGAACACAACGTCGTGGGCGTGTTCATGGGGCACTACCATATGAACCGGATGACCGAGCATGATGGGATTGCTTCTTATATGACGACTTCGGGAACGCCATATATTCGCGATTTTACGCGACCTGCATTCAATATTGTCACGGCTCATCCCACCGGCGACATTGAGATCGAACAGCGACCGGTGGGTCACGCCCGCGATCTGTCGCTGATTTCGCCTGCCACAGATGGCAAACTTTTTCGCGAGCTCGCGCAGAGCATCCTGGTAAATGCTTACGATACTTCAACGCCGGTGAGAACTGTCCGTGCCAGCGTGTTTGATGCCGGTGTTGCGGGGAACAAATTGCACACCGTTTCTTTGACGCAGGAGAATGCTTATCTTTGGCGAGCGGAGATTCACCCTGATGCGGCATGGCCGGAGACAGTTTTTCTGACGATCGACGTCGAAGACGAAGCGGGTCATGCTTGGCCTTCGGTCAACACACTTCGGTCCGTCGCCGACGCCAGCGCACGACCGACGCCTCAGCTTGACCGCATGGCTGACTTCTTGCCAAAACATGGGGAGGCCCCCCCGATTGAGGTCGCTTGGGCTTACAGCGTCGGCGGCAGTTTCGGCGTGAGCGCTCCGGTCGTGTATGACGATGTGGTTTACGTAGGGGTCGAGCAATTCACCGAAGTGGATCGTGTGAATCCCGTTCTTGTCGCTGTAGATGCTGTGACAGGTAGCGAACGCTGGCAGTATGCGATGAAAGGTGGTTCTATTCGAACCACCCCTTCCGTCAGCAACGGCCTCGTGGTGGCGCAGGCGGACGATGGCCGCGTCGTCGTGCTGGACCGGGAGCGAGGTCAACTGCAATGGATTGACCAGGGCATGGTTTCGACCGGCCCATCTTCACAGGTGTTTCATCGCAGTTCACCTGCCCTCCTCGGCGATGGAGACATCATTGCAGGCGGTGGGCCGATCTACAGCCGGTTGAATCTTGATAGTGGCGAACCAGTCTGGCGTCACGTCGACCGTAGCGGGTGGCGTGGATGGGGGCCGCCCTCACCTGTTGTCGCTGGCGACCGGGTACTTGCCAGTATTGACAATATCCTGCAAGCCATTGATGCCGCGTCGGGCGATATTCAATGGGAAACGAGCTTTGAAGGAGCGCTGGGGGGCACGCCGGTTGTTGTGGATGAAACCGTCTACCTGCTTGCGCGTCATGCTGGCCGCTGGGAGCCACATCAGGCAGTTGCGATCAACCTGGAGGACGGGGACATTTTGTGGCACACGGATTTGCAGCATCGTGGCAAGAGTTTCAGTCCGCCTGTGGTGGCTGATGGCATCATGTATGCGATCGATTACGACAGCGTCGTAGCCATTGATGCCGCCACCGGGCAGATTCGTTGGCGTGAAAGTTTTGCGCGCGGGCTGTCTGAAAGCGATTACCTCATGTCCAGAGATCTGACCAGTGGTGCTCACCTTGAGAACAGTCTCTACGGCCTTGTCACAGGAACACCAGCAGCCGTTAATGGGCAATTGTTCTTTGTCACC
Protein-coding sequences here:
- a CDS encoding LamG-like jellyroll fold domain-containing protein → MSFSRTIAKTGVVAMALTFAGVNTAQADVIGHWRFENSSDLGQATVGPNLSQSGTVSYYELPETGPGSAFPTTIPQTGTSNEAAARILSPTADTGYLSSSTGVDSADLRSLNVFTFEAFANIESITVSTNNYYLAGQWGGGSDRRWAVGAEAGTGNVLIVTSSAGTNTSVTNTGLTMTAGQDYYIGVALDGENGEATVYLKNLTTDGELQTVTIASGLEILNTIGGDPFVIGRLTTSSNSRWHGLVDEVRVTSGLLDESQLMIVPEPASMALLGLGGSLMLLRRCGQTARV
- a CDS encoding PQQ-binding-like beta-propeller repeat protein is translated as MKRIDSIIGDQILHRLHAGKLFILLAVIIILSTTTLMYAESSDAQVATGSVLVAGQGDPIENVIVSDGYSFTQTDQDGRFELKLHAAARWVTLINPSGYKPISAMHQLRPEDSSADLTADFELAPLEHSPDESFTFVYLSDVHLGSEYRSSRVRNEFIEAINRIPDQPRFIMETGDLSLDTVDRMEIARQNSLRYKMPHLPSIGNHDRPDAGPHRAYTYERLFSPVYYAFTYHNYLFIALPWGDDVVEAYEWSKTLLEKIGSDHHVVAYMHHWDGVRAKHNEFASLFKEHNVVGVFMGHYHMNRMTEHDGIASYMTTSGTPYIRDFTRPAFNIVTAHPTGDIEIEQRPVGHARDLSLISPATDGKLFRELAQSILVNAYDTSTPVRTVRASVFDAGVAGNKLHTVSLTQENAYLWRAEIHPDAAWPETVFLTIDVEDEAGHAWPSVNTLRSVADASARPTPQLDRMADFLPKHGEAPPIEVAWAYSVGGSFGVSAPVVYDDVVYVGVEQFTEVDRVNPVLVAVDAVTGSERWQYAMKGGSIRTTPSVSNGLVVAQADDGRVVVLDRERGQLQWIDQGMVSTGPSSQVFHRSSPALLGDGDIIAGGGPIYSRLNLDSGEPVWRHVDRSGWRGWGPPSPVVAGDRVLASIDNILQAIDAASGDIQWETSFEGALGGTPVVVDETVYLLARHAGRWEPHQAVAINLEDGDILWHTDLQHRGKSFSPPVVADGIMYAIDYDSVVAIDAATGQIRWRESFARGLSESDYLMSRDLTSGAHLENSLYGLVTGTPAAVNGQLFFVTRTGRLIAFDLKNKQYAWSYDLGTSVDAGPAVAGNMIYVAGRNGVLYAMVKRGE